The proteins below come from a single Candidatus Binatia bacterium genomic window:
- a CDS encoding ThiF family adenylyltransferase: protein MDAVSPLMGMRPPQGITATAAPIALGSIAAGLLMMEIERIQQGRIDGSILGIESFHDLADRAAQTSRLVRNRRCRFDHTADLPEFVADLHTSELAAGVRGARNIAVFGRRFVSTVGCPRCPRGVAHVWRFVRDAENCTASCPSCGECLVTNGMDLLDALPLTDLASPLGEIRLAKLGLRVGDLLLVEGAEAVRSFEYRPDAESDGIVDGAGDAIRTLVVVGLGNIGSNLVDAIVRSLSPLTDRLILIDPDTYEAANLAGQRIDASDVGHPKAIVQARYALRRRPFLSVVAYVSRVEEVPPGVLRGALVASCVDSRAARQSIAEMAWRMGAPFVDAAVDATVPAVRIAGYRPGPDSACLECAFHDDDYAAIEQRVACVS, encoded by the coding sequence ATGGATGCCGTGTCGCCTCTGATGGGGATGCGGCCACCGCAAGGGATCACGGCCACGGCCGCGCCGATCGCGCTCGGGTCGATCGCGGCGGGTCTCCTCATGATGGAGATCGAGCGTATCCAGCAAGGAAGGATCGACGGCTCGATTCTGGGGATCGAGAGTTTCCACGACCTGGCCGATCGGGCCGCGCAGACCTCACGCCTCGTTCGCAATCGACGCTGTCGGTTCGACCACACGGCCGATCTTCCGGAGTTCGTCGCCGACCTCCACACGAGCGAGCTGGCGGCCGGGGTTCGCGGCGCCCGCAACATCGCCGTCTTCGGACGACGGTTCGTCAGCACGGTCGGCTGTCCCCGCTGTCCACGCGGCGTCGCTCACGTATGGCGTTTCGTCCGGGACGCGGAGAACTGCACGGCGTCGTGTCCGTCATGTGGGGAGTGCCTCGTCACGAACGGGATGGATCTTCTCGACGCGTTGCCGCTCACCGATCTCGCGTCACCGCTCGGCGAGATACGGCTCGCAAAGCTGGGGCTGCGAGTTGGCGATCTCCTGCTTGTGGAAGGAGCCGAGGCCGTGCGCTCCTTCGAGTACCGGCCCGATGCGGAGTCTGACGGGATCGTCGATGGTGCGGGCGACGCCATTCGTACGCTCGTCGTCGTTGGTCTCGGAAACATTGGTTCCAACCTGGTGGATGCCATCGTTCGGAGCCTGTCCCCGCTGACCGACCGGCTGATTCTCATCGACCCCGACACCTACGAGGCAGCGAACCTTGCGGGTCAGCGAATCGACGCGAGCGACGTCGGACATCCGAAAGCCATCGTGCAGGCCCGCTACGCGCTGCGGCGGCGGCCTTTCCTTTCCGTGGTGGCGTACGTTTCGCGGGTCGAAGAGGTGCCTCCCGGCGTGCTGCGCGGAGCCCTTGTCGCAAGTTGCGTCGATTCCCGGGCGGCGCGTCAGTCGATTGCCGAGATGGCGTGGCGGATGGGAGCTCCTTTCGTCGATGCCGCCGTGGACGCAACGGTTCCCGCCGTTCGCATCGCCGGCTACCGGCCGGGGCCCGACAGCGCGTGTCTCGAATGTGCGTTTCACGATGACGACTACGCGGCTATCGAGCAGCGCGTGGCCTGTGTTTCCTGA
- a CDS encoding glycosyl hydrolase family 17 protein, which translates to MNDDVGRSKHANSGIAAAVVPARFFVTTLFVLATVLPPVGGIASAASPCGDVDCSGTVLARDALIVLKTAVGLDAGAQCACPPVTSTTTLSPSCFAADVPDFVGKLAASRCVAYSPSGDWNPNTGQYPTAKSVSDDLALLRSTGFDCIVTYGADHVLADIPCMAKAAGFGLVIMGIWDPRSEVERAGAVAASECADAYNVGNEGLTNPYCCGAAYSWDDLLSAVSSLRTETCRPVTSSEPIGAYLDGVAGHSASEMRGLGDWVFANAHPYFAGKRDAASAAAWSVEQYQTLLTASGAGRFVMFKETGMPSAGDTGLSEENQKNYFAALLQTQTRFAAFEAFDQAWKQNLPVEPHWGIYRSDRTPKTTAGVFAGG; encoded by the coding sequence ATGAACGACGACGTCGGTCGATCGAAGCATGCGAACTCAGGCATCGCGGCGGCCGTCGTACCAGCACGCTTTTTCGTCACCACACTCTTTGTCCTCGCGACGGTTCTGCCGCCGGTGGGCGGCATTGCGTCAGCCGCGAGTCCCTGCGGTGACGTCGATTGCAGCGGGACCGTTCTTGCGAGGGACGCCCTCATCGTGCTGAAGACAGCGGTCGGACTGGACGCCGGTGCTCAATGCGCGTGTCCGCCGGTCACGAGCACGACCACGCTCTCGCCGTCGTGCTTCGCCGCGGACGTTCCCGACTTCGTTGGCAAACTCGCCGCCTCGCGCTGCGTAGCGTACTCACCAAGCGGCGACTGGAACCCCAACACCGGTCAGTACCCGACTGCCAAGAGCGTCTCCGACGACCTTGCCCTGCTCCGCAGTACGGGCTTTGACTGCATCGTGACCTACGGCGCCGATCATGTGCTGGCCGATATCCCCTGCATGGCCAAGGCCGCCGGCTTCGGGCTCGTCATCATGGGAATCTGGGACCCGCGAAGCGAGGTCGAACGTGCCGGAGCAGTGGCCGCGTCCGAATGCGCCGATGCCTACAACGTCGGGAACGAGGGGCTGACAAACCCGTACTGCTGCGGGGCCGCCTACTCCTGGGACGACCTGCTTTCCGCGGTCTCCAGTCTACGCACCGAGACCTGCCGGCCAGTCACGAGCAGTGAGCCCATTGGCGCTTACCTGGACGGCGTGGCCGGGCACTCGGCCTCCGAGATGCGCGGCCTCGGCGATTGGGTGTTCGCAAACGCGCACCCATACTTCGCCGGTAAACGCGACGCCGCTTCGGCTGCCGCCTGGTCTGTCGAGCAGTATCAAACTTTGCTGACAGCGAGCGGCGCCGGCCGATTCGTGATGTTCAAGGAGACCGGAATGCCGAGCGCTGGCGACACCGGGCTGAGCGAGGAGAACCAGAAAAACTATTTCGCCGCGCTGCTCCAGACGCAGACTCGATTTGCTGCCTTCGAGGCCTTCGATCAGGCTTGGAAGCAGAATCTTCCGGTAGAGCCGCACTGGGGGATATACCGGAGCGATCGCACGCCAAAAACAACGGCTGGAGTGTTTGCGGGCGGGTAA
- a CDS encoding urease accessory protein, translating to MLPSMMLFGFVLGLRHALEADHVAAVAAMATRTSSRREMLRLALGWGTGHTLTLLVMGALVLAAGTAIPDGSERFLDRIVGAVLLVMGAGVLRRAWLSRVDLHVHEHSGGLRHLHLHHHGTDGAHDHSHRTPGRALAMGTLHGLAGSGPLLLLMLPQSHSAAGVLANIAIFGIGSIGGMLLFSMALSLPLRAGARIGGPALGLQMVLGSATVLVGVRALVM from the coding sequence ATGCTCCCGTCCATGATGCTTTTCGGTTTCGTGCTCGGGCTGCGGCATGCACTCGAGGCCGATCACGTCGCGGCAGTGGCCGCGATGGCGACCAGGACGTCGTCGCGCCGCGAAATGCTGCGGCTGGCGCTCGGCTGGGGAACCGGTCACACGCTGACGCTGCTCGTAATGGGCGCGCTGGTACTGGCAGCCGGAACCGCCATTCCCGACGGCAGCGAACGGTTCCTCGACCGTATCGTCGGCGCCGTGCTGCTCGTGATGGGCGCCGGCGTGCTGCGACGTGCCTGGCTGAGCAGAGTTGACCTGCACGTGCACGAGCATTCCGGTGGCCTAAGGCACCTGCACCTGCATCATCATGGTACGGACGGTGCGCACGACCACTCACACCGCACGCCTGGCCGCGCCCTGGCGATGGGGACTCTTCATGGACTCGCCGGATCGGGGCCGCTGCTCCTGCTGATGCTGCCGCAGTCGCATTCGGCGGCCGGAGTGCTCGCGAACATCGCGATCTTCGGGATCGGATCGATCGGCGGCATGCTCCTGTTCTCGATGGCTCTGTCGCTGCCGCTGCGTGCAGGCGCGCGGATCGGCGGCCCCGCGCTCGGCCTGCAGATGGTGCTGGGCTCGGCGACGGTGCTCGTCGGGGTGCGGGCGCTCGTCATGTGA
- a CDS encoding hydrogenase maturation protease — MNAARAELAVAPIAVIGIGNVLLGDDGFGPAVIALLAARWYLPVDVELIDAGTPGLDLAGLLCGRDYVIFVDAVAAAAEPGTLCCFRNHELSAALALRPRVSEHDPALAEAIAIRDFVGAGRLEVLMVGATPESVGIGVGLSAAMSRAASAAAEEIASELARCGIRPVQRPAARISADFPFDSAVFPFDCAAHAGSGAQGG, encoded by the coding sequence ATGAACGCGGCACGTGCAGAGCTGGCAGTCGCGCCGATTGCCGTGATCGGCATCGGCAACGTCCTGCTCGGCGATGACGGTTTCGGACCGGCGGTCATCGCTCTGCTCGCCGCGCGCTGGTACCTGCCGGTGGACGTCGAGCTGATCGACGCGGGAACCCCCGGCCTGGACCTTGCCGGCCTGCTGTGCGGTCGCGATTACGTGATCTTCGTCGATGCAGTCGCGGCGGCCGCCGAGCCAGGCACGCTGTGCTGCTTCCGAAATCACGAGCTCTCGGCAGCGCTGGCGCTGCGCCCACGCGTGAGCGAGCACGACCCCGCGCTGGCGGAGGCGATTGCGATTCGCGATTTCGTCGGGGCCGGCAGGCTCGAAGTGCTGATGGTTGGCGCGACTCCCGAGTCGGTGGGTATCGGCGTAGGTCTCAGCGCGGCGATGTCTCGCGCCGCGTCGGCTGCCGCCGAGGAAATCGCAAGCGAGCTGGCGCGCTGCGGGATCCGACCCGTCCAACGGCCTGCGGCGCGGATCTCCGCGGATTTTCCGTTCGATTCCGCCGTCTTCCCGTTCGATTGCGCAGCGCACGCCGGCTCTGGCGCGCAAGGAGGCTGA
- a CDS encoding nickel-dependent hydrogenase large subunit has protein sequence MTRLSIDPITRIEGHLRIDAVVEGGKVNQAWASCSMWRGIEPILLGRDPRDAWFFTQRFCGVCTTVHAIASVRAVEDALELEIPLNAQFIRNLILIAHGLHDHIVHFYHLSALDWIDVMTIPKADPAKAAQIAQSLSDWPRNSVQEMAAVQKKVLALADSGQLGIFTNGYWGHPAMKLPPEVSLLALAHYLQALEIQRKATQVVGILGGKSPHIQNLTVGGVMNAINLDAGGAFNMDRLYLVKDLLDDVIPFVNQVYLPDACAIAAFYPEWFEYGAGVRNYLSVPDLPIDTASTQFDLPGGTIMNGDLASVRAITGSRDPWLRDNVVEDVTHAWYNGKGAKAPFQGETIPHYTDFEDDGKYSWVKAPRFQGQPAQVGPLSSVLVAYALGHELTRKHLDGALATVSTIAKKQIGIDAMQSTMGRYLARAVRCAVLGDLALKHWQLLVGNVAKGDLAVCNPPAFGTGTFEGLGIHEAPRGTLSHWVVVENGRIKNYQAVVPTTWNASPRDERGVAGPYEASLLGNPVADATRPLELLRTVHSFDPCMACACHTLDPDGKTLATVSVR, from the coding sequence ATGACTCGCCTCAGCATTGATCCGATCACCCGCATCGAAGGACACCTGCGCATCGACGCCGTCGTCGAGGGCGGCAAGGTGAACCAGGCGTGGGCCTCCTGCAGCATGTGGCGCGGCATCGAGCCGATCCTGCTCGGCCGCGATCCGCGCGATGCGTGGTTCTTCACGCAGCGTTTCTGCGGCGTCTGTACGACGGTGCACGCGATCGCTTCGGTGCGCGCCGTGGAGGACGCGCTCGAGCTCGAAATTCCGCTCAACGCGCAGTTCATCCGCAATCTCATCCTGATCGCACACGGCCTGCACGACCACATCGTGCACTTCTACCACCTGTCGGCGCTCGACTGGATCGACGTCATGACGATCCCGAAGGCCGATCCCGCCAAGGCCGCGCAGATCGCGCAGAGCCTGTCGGACTGGCCGAGAAACTCGGTCCAGGAGATGGCCGCCGTACAGAAAAAAGTGCTCGCGCTGGCCGACAGCGGACAGCTCGGCATCTTCACCAACGGCTACTGGGGTCATCCGGCGATGAAGCTTCCGCCGGAAGTGAGCCTGCTCGCGCTCGCGCACTACCTGCAGGCGCTGGAGATCCAGAGGAAGGCCACGCAGGTGGTCGGGATCCTCGGCGGCAAGTCGCCGCATATCCAGAACCTCACGGTCGGCGGCGTGATGAACGCCATCAACCTCGATGCCGGCGGTGCGTTCAACATGGACCGGCTCTACCTCGTCAAGGACCTGCTCGATGACGTGATCCCGTTCGTCAACCAGGTCTACCTGCCGGATGCCTGCGCGATTGCCGCGTTCTATCCGGAATGGTTCGAGTACGGCGCCGGCGTGCGCAACTACCTTTCGGTGCCCGACCTGCCGATCGACACGGCCTCGACGCAATTCGACCTGCCGGGTGGAACCATCATGAACGGCGACCTTGCGAGCGTTCGCGCGATCACCGGCTCGCGCGATCCGTGGCTGCGCGACAACGTCGTCGAAGACGTGACGCACGCCTGGTACAACGGCAAAGGAGCCAAGGCGCCGTTCCAGGGCGAGACGATTCCGCACTACACCGACTTCGAGGACGACGGGAAGTATTCCTGGGTCAAGGCTCCGCGCTTCCAGGGACAGCCCGCGCAAGTCGGGCCCCTCTCCTCGGTGCTCGTCGCCTACGCGCTCGGCCATGAGCTGACGCGCAAGCATCTGGACGGGGCGCTGGCCACCGTCTCGACGATCGCGAAGAAACAGATCGGCATCGATGCGATGCAGTCGACGATGGGCCGTTACCTGGCGCGTGCCGTGCGCTGCGCCGTGCTCGGGGATCTTGCGCTGAAGCACTGGCAGCTTCTGGTCGGCAACGTCGCCAAGGGCGACCTGGCCGTCTGCAACCCGCCGGCGTTCGGGACCGGTACGTTCGAGGGCCTCGGAATTCACGAGGCGCCGCGCGGAACGCTGTCGCACTGGGTCGTCGTCGAGAACGGACGCATCAAGAACTACCAGGCGGTAGTTCCGACGACCTGGAACGCGAGTCCCCGCGACGAGCGCGGCGTCGCGGGACCTTACGAGGCCTCGCTGCTCGGCAACCCGGTGGCGGACGCGACGCGGCCGCTCGAGCTGCTGCGCACCGTGCACTCTTTCGATCCGTGCATGGCATGTGCGTGCCATACGCTCGATCCCGACGGAAAAACGCTGGCAACAGTGAGCGTGCGATGA
- the hybB gene encoding Ni/Fe-hydrogenase cytochrome b subunit gives MSATPRPEPLGGRILTPTVVGLLGLTALGVAMILYRAAVGLGGATAMNDGYAWGLWIAFDVVTGTALGCGGYVIAMLVYILNRGKYHPLIRPAMLTSALGYTIAALSVMLDLGRPWMTWKIPIFVWQWNAQSELLEVALCIMTYTVVLWFELTPAMLERATTARWPVLRKVARVTLPKVRSSMLWVTALGVLLPTMHQSSLGGLLLLSGPRLHPLWNSPLLPLLFLFSCVLMGFGAVVIEGLLSARYLGARSEIPMLADLGRIIVGVAVVFVVVRLADVAMRGHFGDLLRGDVYAIMWIFEVLLLALVVAMLATDAQRKNPANLFRGAMLLLFAGGLYRFDVFLLAFSPGPDWHYFPSVPEILITLGLVAAEAAIYIIFVRTLPILSALPGRPPGPAAPNAARGLS, from the coding sequence ATGAGCGCCACGCCTCGTCCCGAGCCCCTCGGTGGCCGCATCCTGACTCCGACCGTCGTCGGCCTGCTCGGCCTCACGGCGCTCGGGGTCGCCATGATTCTCTATCGCGCCGCCGTCGGTCTCGGCGGCGCAACCGCCATGAACGACGGCTACGCGTGGGGATTGTGGATCGCGTTCGACGTCGTCACCGGAACCGCGCTCGGGTGCGGCGGCTACGTCATCGCGATGCTCGTCTACATCCTGAACCGGGGGAAGTACCATCCGCTGATTCGACCCGCGATGCTGACGAGCGCGCTCGGCTACACGATCGCCGCGTTGTCGGTCATGCTCGATCTTGGCCGGCCGTGGATGACGTGGAAGATCCCCATCTTCGTCTGGCAGTGGAATGCCCAGTCGGAGCTGCTGGAAGTCGCGCTGTGCATCATGACCTACACGGTCGTGCTGTGGTTCGAGCTCACACCGGCGATGCTCGAGCGTGCAACGACGGCACGCTGGCCGGTCCTGCGCAAAGTCGCCCGCGTGACGCTGCCCAAGGTGAGAAGCTCGATGCTGTGGGTGACGGCGCTCGGCGTGCTGCTGCCGACGATGCACCAGTCCTCGCTCGGCGGACTCCTGCTGCTTTCCGGGCCGCGGCTGCATCCGCTGTGGAACTCGCCGCTTTTGCCGCTGCTGTTCCTGTTCTCGTGCGTGCTGATGGGGTTCGGGGCGGTCGTGATCGAAGGGCTGCTCTCCGCGCGCTACCTCGGCGCGCGCTCCGAGATCCCGATGCTGGCCGATCTCGGCCGCATCATCGTCGGGGTCGCGGTCGTGTTCGTTGTCGTCCGGCTCGCGGACGTCGCGATGCGCGGCCACTTCGGCGACCTGCTGCGGGGCGACGTCTACGCGATCATGTGGATCTTCGAGGTGCTGCTGCTCGCGCTGGTCGTGGCGATGCTCGCTACCGATGCGCAGCGAAAGAACCCCGCCAACCTGTTTCGCGGAGCGATGCTGCTGCTCTTTGCCGGCGGACTCTACCGCTTTGACGTCTTCCTGCTCGCGTTCTCGCCGGGACCGGACTGGCACTACTTCCCGAGCGTGCCCGAGATCCTGATCACCCTGGGCCTCGTCGCCGCCGAGGCCGCCATCTACATCATCTTCGTCCGCACGCTGCCGATCCTTTCCGCTCTGCCCGGGCGTCCGCCGGGGCCTGCCGCACCGAACGCGGCAAGGGGGCTGTCATGA
- the hybA gene encoding hydrogenase 2 operon protein HybA: MGISRRSALKALAGAAGSMAAAAVVPSVCRASSGTPAVDASGYDGMLYDATRCIGCKACMVACNEANDLEPDTGASSERWQMPLDLNEHTKNIIKCYRDETGDKYSFVKRQCMHCIDPACAAACMIGALAKREHGIVTYQADLCVGCRYCEMACPFNVPKFEWSSLAGKIVKCELCKDRIAVGKQPACTEVCPTHAVIYGKRGELLAEAHRRLEEQPERYVKHVYGEHEVGGTQVLYLAGVDFDLLGLPAYGDEAAPARLRSIQETIYQGFTTPFALYAVLAGVMWKNRRTSGDDDDRDEPASEEESS, translated from the coding sequence ATGGGCATCTCCAGACGTTCTGCGCTGAAAGCCCTCGCCGGAGCTGCCGGATCGATGGCGGCGGCGGCGGTGGTTCCATCGGTGTGCAGGGCATCGTCCGGGACGCCTGCCGTGGACGCGAGCGGCTACGACGGGATGCTCTACGACGCGACACGCTGCATCGGTTGCAAGGCGTGCATGGTGGCCTGCAACGAGGCCAACGACCTCGAGCCCGACACCGGCGCGTCTTCCGAGCGATGGCAGATGCCGCTCGACCTGAACGAGCACACCAAGAACATCATCAAGTGCTATCGCGACGAAACCGGCGACAAGTATTCGTTCGTCAAGCGCCAGTGCATGCACTGCATCGATCCGGCCTGCGCCGCGGCCTGCATGATCGGGGCCCTGGCCAAGCGTGAGCACGGCATCGTCACCTACCAGGCCGATCTCTGTGTCGGGTGCCGCTACTGCGAGATGGCCTGCCCTTTCAACGTTCCGAAGTTCGAGTGGTCGAGCCTGGCCGGCAAGATCGTCAAGTGCGAGCTCTGCAAGGATCGCATCGCGGTCGGTAAACAGCCTGCCTGCACCGAGGTGTGTCCGACCCACGCGGTGATCTACGGCAAGCGCGGCGAGCTGCTGGCCGAAGCGCACCGGCGCCTCGAAGAGCAGCCCGAACGTTACGTCAAGCACGTCTACGGCGAGCACGAGGTTGGCGGTACCCAGGTACTGTACCTGGCTGGCGTCGACTTCGACCTGCTCGGCCTGCCGGCCTACGGCGACGAAGCGGCGCCCGCCAGGCTGCGCTCGATCCAGGAGACGATCTACCAGGGCTTCACGACTCCGTTCGCGCTCTACGCGGTGCTGGCCGGAGTCATGTGGAAAAACCGCAGGACGAGCGGCGATGACGATGACCGCGACGAGCCTGCGTCCGAGGAGGAATCGTCATGA
- a CDS encoding hydrogenase small subunit, translating into MSLKRFEFPDEPKSIGRQLMRSGVTRRQFIEFCMKLMVVAPAGMVLTSRAHAADVARAVAKARRPSVIWLHMQDCTGCTESLLRTSAPDLGELILDLISLDYHETLMAAAGTQAEAALEQAMKENFGKYILVVEGSIPRKDNGIYCKIAGRTAIDLLTDASKGAAAIIAIGSCASWGGIPSSGPNPTDAVGVTSIVHDKPIVNLPGCPANPYILLATVLEYAVVGKLPALDDLHRPLFAYDRVIHDHCPRRAHFDSGEFVRAFGDEGHRKGWCLYMMGCKGPVTHASCSTRHFNETPDCWPIGIGAPCYGCTEKDVAFHVPLFDTVRPHDIAPPATYAPIHTDQGTTSKVAIGLGGAVVGALVGGGLVAATKVSGAKDEPPPDSERPGKE; encoded by the coding sequence ATGTCGCTCAAACGATTCGAGTTCCCCGACGAGCCGAAGTCCATCGGCAGGCAGCTGATGCGCTCCGGCGTCACCAGACGCCAGTTCATCGAGTTCTGCATGAAGCTGATGGTGGTCGCGCCGGCCGGCATGGTGCTGACCAGCCGCGCACATGCGGCCGATGTCGCCCGCGCCGTCGCCAAGGCGCGACGGCCGTCGGTGATCTGGCTGCACATGCAGGACTGCACCGGCTGCACCGAGTCGCTGCTTCGCACCTCGGCGCCCGACCTCGGCGAGCTGATCCTCGACCTGATCTCCCTCGACTACCACGAGACCCTGATGGCGGCCGCGGGGACGCAGGCCGAGGCCGCGCTCGAACAGGCGATGAAGGAGAACTTCGGCAAGTACATCCTCGTCGTCGAGGGATCGATCCCGAGGAAGGACAACGGCATCTACTGCAAGATCGCCGGACGCACCGCGATCGACCTGCTGACGGATGCTTCGAAGGGCGCGGCAGCGATCATCGCGATCGGATCGTGCGCGTCATGGGGCGGAATCCCGAGCTCGGGACCGAATCCGACCGACGCGGTGGGCGTCACTTCGATCGTCCACGACAAGCCGATCGTCAACCTGCCCGGCTGCCCCGCCAATCCGTACATCCTGCTGGCGACGGTCCTCGAGTATGCGGTGGTGGGCAAGCTTCCGGCGCTCGATGACCTGCACCGGCCGTTGTTCGCGTACGACCGGGTGATCCACGACCACTGCCCGCGGCGTGCGCATTTCGACTCCGGCGAGTTCGTTCGCGCGTTCGGTGACGAGGGGCATCGCAAGGGCTGGTGCCTCTACATGATGGGGTGCAAAGGTCCGGTGACGCACGCTTCGTGCTCGACTCGGCACTTCAACGAGACGCCCGACTGCTGGCCGATCGGCATCGGCGCGCCTTGCTACGGTTGCACCGAGAAGGACGTCGCGTTCCACGTGCCACTGTTCGACACCGTGCGACCGCACGACATCGCGCCGCCCGCCACGTACGCGCCGATCCACACGGACCAGGGAACCACGAGCAAGGTGGCCATCGGTCTCGGCGGCGCCGTGGTGGGGGCGCTGGTCGGCGGCGGCCTGGTGGCAGCGACCAAGGTCTCAGGAGCGAAAGACGAACCGCCGCCCGATTCCGAGCGACCGGGCAAGGAGTAA
- the hypB gene encoding hydrogenase nickel incorporation protein HypB has translation MCDDCGCGDTRIVPLELHERLLAGNDRTAAHNREHLRSHGVVAINLMGSPGAGKTALLEATARNFKGRERLAAITGDLETERDADRVRAAGIRAGAITTGSACHLDAEMVHHALHGDFVHDADYLFIENVGNLVCPAIYDLGQQASVVALSVTEGEDKPLKYPVMFRNADLVVVTKIDLLPALPEYDLAALEQALAAVMPVPRVLYVSAKTGRGIDSWMSWMQRLRSPQPLETGATMPG, from the coding sequence ATGTGTGACGACTGTGGATGTGGAGACACCCGGATCGTTCCGCTCGAGCTGCACGAGCGCCTGCTCGCCGGCAATGACCGCACGGCGGCGCACAATCGCGAGCACCTGCGCTCCCACGGTGTCGTTGCGATCAACCTGATGGGATCGCCGGGCGCCGGCAAGACCGCGCTGCTGGAAGCGACGGCACGGAACTTCAAGGGTCGCGAACGGCTCGCCGCGATCACCGGAGACCTCGAGACCGAGCGCGACGCCGACCGCGTGCGCGCAGCAGGAATCCGTGCCGGTGCGATCACGACCGGCTCGGCGTGCCACCTGGACGCCGAGATGGTCCATCATGCGCTGCACGGCGATTTCGTTCACGACGCCGACTACCTCTTCATCGAGAACGTCGGCAACCTCGTGTGTCCGGCCATCTACGACCTCGGCCAGCAGGCCAGCGTCGTCGCGCTGTCGGTCACCGAAGGCGAAGACAAGCCGCTCAAGTACCCGGTGATGTTCCGCAACGCCGACCTGGTCGTCGTGACCAAGATCGACCTGCTGCCTGCGCTTCCCGAGTACGACCTTGCGGCACTCGAGCAGGCGCTGGCCGCCGTCATGCCGGTCCCGCGCGTGCTCTACGTTTCGGCGAAAACGGGCCGGGGAATCGATTCATGGATGAGCTGGATGCAGCGGTTGCGCAGCCCGCAGCCGCTCGAGACGGGAGCCACGATGCCTGGCTGA
- a CDS encoding hydrogenase maturation nickel metallochaperone HypA: MHEYSLVQALLDLVEKQARAHHASAVHRVTVRIGDAGGVEPSLLATAFEMSRPGTLCECAELELKTEETRWVCDCCGGRIETGRRLACPLCGWPARMAGGDALVLERVELEVPNV, from the coding sequence ATGCACGAATACTCTCTCGTCCAGGCCCTTCTCGATCTCGTCGAAAAACAGGCGCGTGCCCATCATGCGAGCGCCGTCCATCGCGTGACGGTGCGCATCGGGGATGCCGGCGGCGTCGAGCCGTCCCTGCTGGCGACCGCGTTCGAGATGAGCCGGCCCGGCACGCTGTGCGAATGTGCGGAGCTCGAGCTGAAAACCGAGGAGACGCGCTGGGTCTGCGACTGCTGCGGAGGCCGCATCGAGACCGGCCGCCGCTTGGCCTGTCCGCTGTGCGGGTGGCCGGCGCGCATGGCCGGCGGCGACGCACTCGTGCTCGAGCGCGTAGAGCTGGAGGTGCCCAATGTGTGA